A window from Peromyscus eremicus chromosome 1, PerEre_H2_v1, whole genome shotgun sequence encodes these proteins:
- the Ffar4 gene encoding free fatty acid receptor 4, producing the protein MSPESAQTTGTGPSRTLDQVNRTHFPFFSDVKGDHRLVLSVVETTVLGLIFVVSLLGNACALVLVARCRRRGATVSLVLNLFCADLLFTSAIPLVLVVRWTEAWLLGPIVCHLLFYVMTMSGSVTILTLAAVSLERMVCIVRLQRGLSGPGRRAQAALLAFIWGYSALAALPLCILFRVVPQRLPGGDQEIPICTLDWPSRIGEISWDVFFVTLNFLVPGLVIVISYSKILQITKASRKRLTLSLAYSESHQIRVSQQDYRLFRTLFLLMVSFFIMWSPIIITILLLLIQNFRQDLVIWPSLFFWVVAFTFANSALNPILYNMSLFRNDWRKIFCCCFFREKGAIFTDTSVRRNDLSVISS; encoded by the exons ATGTCCCCTGAGTCTGCGCAGACGACGGGCACTGGCCCCTCGCGCACCCTGGACCAAGTCAATCGCAcccatttccctttcttctccgaTGTCAAGGGCGACCACCGGCTAGTGCTGAGCGTCGTGGAGACCACCGTCCTGGGACTCATCTTCGTGGTGTCACTACTGGGCAACGCATGTGCCCTGGTGCTCGTGGCGCGCTGTCGGCGCCGCGGGGCGACAGTCAGCCTGGTGCTCAACCTCTTCTGCGCGGACTTGCTCTTCACTAGCGCCATCCCTCTAGTGCTCGTTGTACGCTGGACCGAGGCCTGGCTGCTGGGCCCCATCGTCTGCCACCTGCTCTTCTACGTGATGACCATGAGCGGCAGCGTCACGATCCTGACGCTGGCAGCGGTCAGCCTGGAGCGCATGGTGTGCATCGTGCGCCTTCAGCGCGGATTGAGCGGCCCGGGTCGGCGGGCGCAGGCTGCGCTGCTGGCTTTCATCTGGGGTTACTCAGCGCTCGCTGCGCTGCCCCTCTGCATCTTGTTCCGCGTGGTCCCGCAGCGCCTTCCGGGAGGGGACCAG GAAATTCCAATTTGCACATTGGATTGGCCCAGCCGCATAGGAGAAATCTCGTGGGATGTGTTTTTTGTGACTTTGAACTTCCTGGTGCCAGGACTGGTGATTGTGATCAGTTACTCCAAAATCTTACAG ATCACGAAGGCATCAAGGAAGAGGCTCACGTTGAGCCTGGCGTACTCCGAGAGCCACCAGATCCGAGTGTCCCAGCAGGACTACCGGCTCTTCCGCACCCTCTTTCTGCTCATGGTCTCCTTCTTCATCATGTGGAGtcccatcatcatcaccatcctcctcctcttgatCCAGAACTTCAGGCAGGACCTCGTCATCTGGCCATCCCTCTTCTTCTGGGTGGTGGCCTTCACGTTTGCCAACTCCGCCCTAAACCCCATTCTGTACAACATGTCACTGTTCAGGAACGACTGGAGGAAGATTTTTTGCTGCTGCTTTTTCCGAGAGAAGGGAGCCATTTTTACAGACACATCTGTCAGGCGAAATGACTTGTCTGTTATCTCCAGCTAA